A window from Podospora bellae-mahoneyi strain CBS 112042 chromosome 1 map unlocalized CBS112042p_1, whole genome shotgun sequence encodes these proteins:
- a CDS encoding uncharacterized protein (EggNog:ENOG503P2JS; COG:S), translated as MFRRRWSGLPADPIFPANISELGYFINEDDEIRSLENADYYFHYFLTKNERYNDRRRFAYNEAIGNVIHSRLDAESLAPLRLPVGTKPIDPHVPIRISPDLPERSRVVLIVGEDNQQFGVLAHRVLGGKGGITKGSILNLVQALKKQPSSSTDPTPPGIVIANPSELWWWPEGKRGLTPVDRHYIPMTSAVHLGRAYDKARNGIPKNITTAEHVKCVFEEVVDKLVGKDAKLDIIAVGNSAEEVEKYLNDDEVWKKFGTMMGAMVVLGGFYHSDEFKCEGFKQFMQERARAYAIHHTPLDNPIAGSFGNPGALGFASFGCPAFSAGEANMTELMLIETHHSVLNWLENVALLGEAYRNEDIQIYGNDDGVIPEEVLQAWGEKDVEETEKHMKGTEKDMEETEAEIKKDELHALEDGNSGHDSTPKKEVAVSKESSPGSSQDSRVAAAEKEDEENVVLKVKDLKVTVEDGE; from the exons ATGTTCCGTCGCCGCTGGTCTGGCCTCCCGGCCGATCCCATTTTTCCAGCGAACATCTCTGAACTCGG CTACTTCATCaacgaagatgatgagatcCGCTCTCTCGAAAATGCCGACTACTACTTCCACTATTTCCTCACCAAGAACGAGCGCTACAACGACCGCCGCCGTTTTGCCTACAATG AAGCCATCGGCAATGTGATTCATTCTCGCCTCGATGCCGAGTCACTCGCTCCCCTCCGTCTGCCCGTGGGAACCAAGCCCATTGACCCTCATGTCCCTATTCGCATCAGTCCCGACCTTCCCGAGCGCTCTCGAGTTGTTCTCATTGTTGGGGAGGACAACCAGCAGTTCGGTGTCCTCGCCCACCGTGTCCTGGGTGGCAAAGGTGGCATCACCAAGGGCTCGATTCTCAACCTTGTCCAGGCCTTGAAGAAgcaaccctcttcctcgactGACCCTACGCCCCCGGGAATCGTCATTGCCAACCCTAGtgagttgtggtggtggcctgAGGGcaagagggggttgacgCCTGTGGACCGCCATTACATTCCCATGACCAGCGCGGTTCACCTTGGTCGCGCCTACGACAAGGCCAGAAATGGGATCCCCAAGAATATTACCACTGCGGAGCACGTCAAGtgtgtttttgaggaggtggtagACAAATTGGTTGGGAAGGACGCCAAGTTGGATATTATTGCTGTGGGCAATTCggcagaggaggtggagaaaTATCTAAACGATGATGAGGTCTGGAAGAAGTTTGGGACGATGATGGGGGCGATGGTAGTGTTGGGAGGGTTTTATCACTCGGATGAGTTCAAGTGTGAGGGGTTCAAACAGTTTATGCAAGAG AGAGCTCGCGCCTATGCCATCCACCACACACCCCTTGACAACCCTATTGCCGGGTCTTTTGGCAACCCCGGTGCTCTTGGGTTTGCCTCCTTTGGTTGCCCTGCTTTCAGCGCTGGCGAGGCGAATATGACTGAGCTAATGCTTATTGAGACACACCATAGCGTTCTCAACTGGCTGGAGAATGTTGCTTTGCTTGGGGAGGCGTACAGAAATGAGGATATACAGATCTATGGAAATGATGATGGAGTCATTCCGGAGGAAGTTCTGCAGGCTTGGGGCgagaaggatgtggaggagacCGAGAAGCACATGAAGGGGACCGAGAAGGATATGGAGGagaccgaggccgagattaAAAAGGACGAGTTACATGCATTGGAGGATGGCAATTCTGGCCATGATAGCACTCCTAAGAAGGAGGTCGCTGTTAGCAAGGAGAGTTCACCCGGCTCATCTCAGGACAGCagagttgctgctgctgagaaggaggatgaggagaatgTGGttctcaaggtcaaggatCTGAAGGTCacggtggaggatggggagtaG
- the SNC2 gene encoding Vesicle membrane receptor protein (v-SNARE) (COG:U; EggNog:ENOG503P44G), whose protein sequence is MSSEPYDPYIPAGQQGSSQDPGNARTQALKQQIDETVDVMRKNVNKVAERGEHLDSLQNKTDDLAMSAQNFRRGANQVRKKMWWKDMKMRIWLIVGIIVLLAIIIIPAVVATR, encoded by the exons ATGTCTTCCGAGCCGTATGACCCTTATATCCCCGCCGGCCAGCAGGGCTCGTCGCAGGATCCCGGCAATGCCAGGACGCAAGCTTTGAAGCAG CAAATCGACGAGACTGTCGATGTCATGCGCAAGAATGTCAACAAGGTCGCCGAGCGTGGTGAACACCTTGATAGTCTCCAGAACAAGACCGACGATTTGGCCATGTCCGCACAAAATTTCCGCCGTGGTGCCAACCAAGTCCGCAAGAAGATGTGGTGGAAG GACATGAAGATGCGCATCTGGCTCATTGTCGGTATTATCGTCCTTCTCGCCATCATTATCATCCCTGCGG TTGTTGCTACGAGATGA
- the rec8 gene encoding R8 protein (COG:D; EggNog:ENOG503NY2J): MFFFEMASLLSSLLLLGAAISPAQARVAAWWNGVGPQVIVQNETTGLIRYSRCNLFDNPKYSYTDGSVFSLTYKPKNDTPLAGSGYWSNEFTAASIYYLTERYEIANGLFHCNMTTGLFESKGNWIISKPSPSVHQNTGLASLLLGEEGGYRLFYHNKDGQVAQLGYTRDDGQWLYKGMVSKDVNTIPALGAAHSGKENITVVSTRDLSNIGVTRWNSAGTWWRSTLPQALENETDVITSKTNKTEIVINATSPVNFTLPAYDAATKGMGISIDRNYTRFIWYIGTDKKIHQIGNTNYFWSIRENQTESFWPEADEPNASVGVAFDFSSSLVHLYYMAKGKLVQVKYENESWKAWSNVPEPPAEQTTTDPTPSGPTTTESPVSEQSDVPNEGLSTGAKAGIGVGVSLGVIAVGVLIAVIVLLKRKKHQGFEHPPQQHTDDGSTIAPTTPAPSYGVPHPQNPSMVHYNNIAPQYHNYQMAQYDGYAWDQKYAPITSNSPPASKPYSSPQSTYAAMPIQQLDSETRPTELYAQPLYELPNQTNSHELVAEPKRTAAEQQEIYETQQLEQQRRAMYQQQQQQQAQMYQGQPPQYQQLLTSHQYGVATVWLVSTVGIKSNAKKISRKAIQEVNVQKACETILEPGAPIALRLQGSLLYGVSRVYSQQCQYVLADAEKVQAHMMAFYNAMGGNENALDPRAGKAKRKELMLQDDPDFDLNYQLPVFELDDDGNLILPAVESQASRNSTSQMSPHQLDSFNAGGSSIHGGLDLPGSSSGLGNPFHDGPFGSDDIDRGMDNQQVLPFGDEERQLAPIDDWGIEIDADGNVLALFDEPELPQIPQVDIFKVDDHLPSDLGLDRFDSEGDFVMGNKDPAIPSDPRLSSEPPVLPQVRQAQQEENQEQQQQEAEMDENASEVQAPARARRQRRRQLLAPDDQTMLTRGQIRLWGDTYANRADEETARQQRRGLTATETRMNAYNLVFGQGLANFGYLAGYPNIPHPLAPFFAGEGLAQQLGFISPDSDVSGDVPATPRSRRRTASQALELEEDEVARRVRPRLSNEPDAPQGAPQLTNEAQLFLLVEQGEPIEAGRRGTSAQLSDAIHSDAPWNRPSSHIPSSSIKGGAGSKPGSRQVSASPLTHRARAGILGGSDQIERFSDQPIFGSDTDFTQGGGGAFLSSDPIVDPIDAPQEIKVPADTSQQMIKALDREGENFARFLRHIAKTKGYANEDDEQDEKAWVSFDDLFEPEDRKRAVVVQAFHHVLTLATKNVVKVKQDGQGGLKPFGEIRVGVDLPLSEDGGEEGEDEEMGDGGEESRIATGDDDEE, from the exons ATGTTCTTCTTCGAGATGGCGTCATTGCTATCATCACTGCTTCTACTTGGGGCTGCCATCTCACCGGCACAGGCACGCGTAGCGGCTTGGTGGAACGGCGTCGGGCCTCAAGTGATTGTCCAGAACGAGACAACTGGACTCATCCGATACAGCAGATGCAACCTCTTTGACAACCCAAAATACTCTTACACCGACGGGAGTGTCTTCTCCCTTACATACAAGCCCAAGAACGACACGCCTCTGGCTGGCTCGGGGTACTGGTCGAACGAATTCACGGC TGCCTCGATCTACTATCTAACCGAAAGATATGAGATTGCCAACGGTCTGTTCCACTGCAACATGACTACCGGGCTCTTTGAAAGCAAGGGGAACTGGATCATCAGCAAGCCATCGCCTAGCGTTCATCAAAACACCGGATTGGCTTCTTTGCTcctgggtgaggag GGAGGATATCGGCTGTTTTATCACAATAAGGATGGCCAGGTTGCCCAACTTGGTTATACGAGAGACGACGGCCAATGGTTGTACAAGGGCATGGTCAGCAAAGATGTCAACACTATACCCGCTCTTGGGGCTGCCCACTCTGGAAAGGAGAACATCACGGTTGTATCTACCAGGGACTTGAGCAATATTGGGGTTACAAGATGGAATAGTGCTGGAACTTGGTGGAGGT CCACGCTACCCCAAGCCTTGGAAAACGAAACCGATGTGATCACCAGTAAGACGAACAAGACCGAAATTGTAATCAATGCAACGTCACCAGTCAACTTCACCTTGCCTGCTTATGATGCCGCCACCAAGGGAATGGGGATCAGCATCGACAGGAACTACACACGTTTCATCTGGTACATTGGCACCGATAAGAAGATCCATCAGATCGGAAACACAAACTATTTCTGGAGTATCCGAGAGAACCAGACCGAATCATTCTGGCCCGAGGCAGATGAGCCCAACGCCAGCGTCGGTGTTGCTTTCGACTTTTCATCCAGTCTGGTGCACCTCTACTACATGGCGAAGGGAAAGCTCGTCCAAGTCAAGTACGAAAACGAATCTTGGAAGGCATGGTCAAATGTGCCTGAGCCCCCCGCCGAACAAACCACCACGgaccccaccccctctggACCTACCACCACGGAATCCCCTGTTTCTGAACAATCGGATGTGCCAAACGAGGGTCTCTCCACCGGTGCTAAAGCTGGGATCGGAGTGGGTGTATCACTTGGCGTCATTGCTGTTGGAGTGCTCATTGCAGTTATCGTGTTGCTGAAGCGTAAGAAGCACCAGGGATTCGAACACCCGCCCCAACAGCACACGGACGACGGCTCAACGAttgctcccaccacccctgcGCCATCATACGGTgtccctcacccccaaaacccatcGATGGTTCACTACAACAACATTGCTCCTCAGTATCACAACTACCAAATGGCGCAGTATGATGGTTACGCCTGGGATCAGAAGTATGCTCCTATCACATCGAACTCCCCCCCAGCATCAAAGCCATATAGTTCTCCCCAGTCCACATACGCCGCAATGCCAATCCAGCAGCTTGACTCGGAGACCCGTCCGACAGAGCTGTATGCTCAGCCTCTATATGAGCTCCCAAACCAGACGAATTCTCATGAGCTGGTGGCAGAGCCGAAGAGAACCGCGGCAGAGCAGCAGGAAATATACGAGACGCAGCAGTTGGAGCAGCAACGGCGGGCGATgtatcagcagcagcagcagcaacaggcgcAGATGTACCAGGGACAGCCGCCACAATACCAGCAGC TCCTCACCAGCCACCAGTATGGTGTGGCCACAGTCTG GCTCGTCTCAACCGTTGGCATCAAGTCCAATGCCAAGAAGATCTCACGCAAGGCGATCCAGGAGGTCAACGTCCAGAAGGCTTGTGAAACTATCTTGGAGCCTGGTGCCCCTATTGCCCTGCGTCTCCAAGGCAGTCTTCTCTATGGTGTCTCCAGGGTGTACTCGCAGCAGTGCCAGTATGTATTGGCAGACGCTGAGAAGGTGCAGGCCCATATGATGGCTTTTTACAATGCCATGGGAGGAAATGAGAATGCACTGGATCCGAGGGCAGGCAAGGCCAA GCGGAAGGAGCTCATGCTCCAAGACGACCCTGATTTTGACCTCAACTACCAGCTCCCCGTCTTTGAGCTTGACGATGACGGTAACTTGATTCTTCCAGCCGTCGAAAGCCAAGCATCACGCAACAGCACTTCACAGATGTCACCTCACCAGCTCGACAGCTTCAACGCTGGCGGGAGCTCGATCCATGGGGGCCTTGACCTCCCCGGATCTTCTTCTGGTCTTGGAAACCCATTCCATGACGGTCCCTTTGGCAGCGATGACATAGATCGTGGCATGGACAACCAACAAGTGCTGCCCTTCGGCGATGAGGAGCGACAGCTTGCACCCATCGATGATTGGGGCATTGAAATCGACGCAGACGGGAACGTGTTAGCCCTTTTCGATGAGCCTGAGCTGCCGCAGATTCCCCAGGTCGATATTTTCAAGGTCGATGACCACCTTCCCTCTGATCTCGGTCTCGATCGATTCGATAGCGAAGGAGACTTCGTTATGGGTAACAAAGACCCTGCCATTCCTTCTGATCCGCGCCTGTCGTCTGAACCCCCTGTCCTTCCCCAAGTCAGGCAGGCGCAGCAAGAAGAGAACCaagagcagcaacagcaagaggCCGAAATGGACGAAAACGCTAGTGAAGTTCAAGCTCCAGCTCGTGCTCGACGTCAGCGTCGCCGCCAACTTCTCGCGCCAGATGATCAGACTATGCTCACTCGTGGGCAGATTCGACTCTGGGGTGACACTTACGCCAACAGAGCTGATGAAGAGACCGCTCGACAGCAGCGACGTGGACTCACAGCCACGGAAACACGGATGAATGCTTACAATCTGGTGTTCGGACAGGGTCTCGCCAACTTTGGCTACTTGGCCGGCTATCCTAACATCCCGCACCCCTTGGCCCCCTTCTTTGCAGGAGAGGGTCTCGCTCAGCAGTTAGGTTTCATCAGCCCAGATTCCGACGTCAGCGGCGATGTACCCGCCACCCCCCGTAGCCGCCGTCGCACAGCCTCACAAGCCCTCGAGCTagaagaagacgaagtcGCCCGTAGGGTCCGTCCCCGCCTCAGCAATGAGCCCGACGCCCCACAAGGTGCCCCCCAACTTACAAACGAAGcccagctcttcctcctggtTGAACAAGGAGAGCCAATTGAAGCAGGCAGAAGGGGCACCAGCGCCCAACTCTCAGACGCAATCCACTCCGATGCCCCCTGGAACAGACCCTCCTCTCACATCCCTAGCTCCTCCATCAAAGGCGGTGCCGGCTCCAAACCCGGCAGCCGTCAGGTCAgcgcctcccccctcacccaccgtGCCAGAGCTGGTATCTTGGGGGGATCAGACCAGATCGAACGCTTCAGCGATCAACCCATCTTTGGATCAGACACGGATTTCacccaaggaggaggtggtgccttcctctcttctGATCCCATCGTCGATCCGATTGATGCCCCCCAGGAGATAAAGGTGCCAGCTGATACCTCCCAGCAGATGATCAAGGCCCTTGATCGCGAGGGGGAGAACTTCGCAAGGTTTCTCCGGCATATTGCCAAGACCAAGGGGTACGCcaatgaggatgatgagcagGACGAGAAAGCCTGGGTGAGCTTTGATGACTTGTTTGAGCCGGAGGATaggaagagggcggtggtggtgcaggcTTTTCATCATGTGTTGACTTTGGCGACGAAGAAtgtggtgaaggtgaagcAGGATGGACAGGGGGGGCTGAAGCCGTTTGGGGAGATCAGGGTGGGGGTTGACTTGCCTTTGTctgaggatggtggcgaggagggggaggatgaggagatgggggatggtggtgaggagtcGAGGATTGCTActggggatgatgacgaggagtAA
- a CDS encoding uncharacterized protein (COG:H; EggNog:ENOG503NWHD; BUSCO:EOG0926131E), with protein MPCMQEPAPIWFFVQSALSTPYPPLSCWILVTQQNNLLSSTTTIPPLPPNIASRSRKMASPAPLQRLQAPLRRSLARAAVLSSRTYATIPSPSDPELTKSSPSPAASTTPAKKAPRPSYFKDTTVASFSEFVGSQSAPLSLSEAYEIKTAEVGPAGRKRTITRLPEWLKTPIPSSGANPNFGKIKADLRGLNLHTVCEEARCPNIGECWGGNDKSAATATIMLMGDTCTRGCRFCSVKTNRKPPPLDPHEPENTAEALARWGLGYVVLTSVDRDDLADGGARHFAETIRRIKQKKPTLLVEALTGDFMGDLHMVKIVAESGLDVYAHNIETVEGLTPYVRDRRATFRQSLKVLEHVKAVRGKEGIITKTSIMLGLGEQEQEIWDTLRELRKIDVDVVTFGQYMRPTKRHLKVEKYVTPDEFDLWKQRALDMGFLYCASGPLVRSSYKAGEAFIENVLRKRAGERAAASASLDQVVAAEETKAL; from the exons ATGCCCTGCATGCAAGAGCCGGCGCCGATTTGGTTTTTTGTTCAGTCAGCCTTATCAACTCCGTATCCGCCACTGTCCTGCTGGATATTGGTCacccaacaaaacaacctcctctcttccaccacgACCATTCCCCCACTCCCGCCAAACATAGCCAGTCGATCTCGCAAAATGGCCTCACCAGCACCCCTTCAAAGGCTCCAGGCCCCATTGCGACGGTCCTTGGCCCGAGCCGCTGTCCTTTCGTCCCGAACTTACGCCACTATCCCTTCACCGTCCGACCCGGAGCTGACAAAGTCATCGCCAAGcccagcagcctcaacaacccccgcGAAGAAGGCCCCGCGACCGTCATACTTCAAAGACACCACCGTCGCCTCCTTTTCCGAGTTCGTGGGCTCCCAGTCtgcccccctctccctcagcgAAGCCTACGAGATCAAGACCGCAGAGGTAGGCCCCGCCGGCCGCAAGCGCACCATCACCCGTCTGCCCGAATGGCTCAAGACCCCAATCCCTTCCTCAGGtgccaaccccaactttggcaagatcaaggctgACCTCAGGGGTTTGAACCTGCACACTGTGTGCGAGGAGGCGCGATGCCCGAATATCGGCGAGTGCTGGGGTGGAAACGACAAGTCTGCTGCGACGGCGACGATCATGCTTATGGGTGATACTTGCACCAGAGGGTGCAGGTTCTGCAGTGTCAAGACCAACAGGAAGCCTCCGCCGCTTGACCCGCATGAACCGGAGAATACGGCCGAGGCACTGGcgaggtgggggttggggtatgTGGTTTTGACAAGTGTGGATCGTGATGATTTGGCGGACGGTGGTGCGAGGCACTTTGCGGAGACGATTAGGAGGATTAAGCAGAAGAAGCCGACgctgttggtggaggcgTTGACTGGTGATTTCATGGGGGACCTGCACATGGTCAAGATTGTGGCGGAGAGTGGATTGGATGTGTATGCTCACAACATtgagacggtggaggggttgacaCCGTATGTTCGCGACCGGAGAGCTACTTTCAGACAGAGTTTGAAGGTGTTGGAACATGTGAAGGCTGTCAGGGGCAAGGAgggcatcatcaccaagacgaGTATCAtgcttggtcttggtgagcaggagcaggagattTGGGATACGCTGAGAG AGCTGAGAAAGATCGACGTCGATGTCGTCACCTTTGGGCAGTATATGCGCCCTACCAAGAGGCATCTCAAGGTCGAAAAGTACGTCACCCCTGACGAGTTTGACCTCTGGAAGCAGCGTGCTCTGGATATGGGCTTCCTGTACTGCGCCAGCGGCCCTCTTGTCAGGTCATCTTACAAGGCTGGCGAGGCCTTCATTGAGAACGTTCTCAGGAAGCGCGCCGGCGAAAGAGCTGCAGCCTCGGCGAGTCTCGACCAAGTCGTGGCCGCTGAAGAAACCAAGGCTCTCTGA
- the MRP2 gene encoding 40S ribosomal protein mrp2, mitochondrial (COG:J; BUSCO:EOG09265D7J; EggNog:ENOG503P4CP), with product MSMFRAKKFDLGCFTNIKIIRDHSKRKAFEAAEPERQALRYIIRNTTLPMRTRAMAQLQLTQMHCYTRPTQIRNRCVLGGKGRGVLRAFKMSRYNFRMEALAGNLPGVKKASW from the exons ATGTCCATGTTCAGGGCCAAAAAGTTTGATCTTGGGTGCTTTACCAACATCAAAATCATCCGGGATCACTCCAAGCGCAAGGCTTTCGAGGCCGCGGAGCCCGAGAG ACAAGCTCTCCGGTACATCATCCGGAACACCACCCTTCCTATGAGGACACGCGCCATGgcccagctccagctcacTCAGATGCACTGCTACACCCGGCCAACACAAATCAGGAACCGCTGCGTCTTGGGCGGTAAGGGGAGAGGTGTACTGAGAGCATTCAAGATGTCAAGA TACAACTTCCGTATGGAAGCATTGGCAGGTAATTTGCCAGGTGTGAAAAAGGCTTCTTGGTAA